In one window of Bacteroidetes bacterium GWF2_43_63 DNA:
- a CDS encoding deoxynucleoside kinase has translation MHIAIAGNIGSGKTTLTALLAKHYKYAPQYEDVDTNPYLTSFYEDMKRWSFNLQIYFLNSRFRQIVELHRQAQNVIQDRTIYEDACIFAPNLHDMGLMSSRDFATYQSIFELMVSFIKAPDLLIYLRADVPTLVSQIQKRGRDYEASIRLDYLKSLNERYESWISEYKDGKLLIIDVEKVKFHESKEDLGLIIDKVNAELFGLF, from the coding sequence ATGCACATAGCAATCGCAGGAAATATCGGAAGCGGCAAAACCACCCTCACCGCGCTGCTGGCCAAACACTATAAATATGCTCCGCAATATGAGGATGTTGACACCAATCCCTATCTGACCAGTTTTTATGAAGATATGAAGCGCTGGTCGTTCAATCTTCAGATTTATTTTCTCAACAGCCGGTTCCGCCAGATTGTTGAATTGCACCGACAGGCACAGAACGTTATTCAGGATCGCACGATATATGAAGACGCCTGTATTTTCGCTCCCAACCTGCACGACATGGGTCTTATGTCGTCGCGCGACTTCGCAACATATCAATCCATTTTCGAGCTGATGGTGTCATTCATCAAGGCGCCTGATCTTCTTATTTATCTTCGCGCTGATGTTCCCACACTTGTGAGTCAGATTCAGAAACGAGGACGCGATTATGAAGCTTCGATTCGTCTCGATTATTTGAAAAGTCTGAATGAGCGCTACGAAAGCTGGATCAGCGAATACAAAGACGGCAAGCTGCTCATCATCGATGTGGAGAAAGTGAAATTTCACGAAAGCAAGGAAGACCTGGGACTCATTATTGATAAAGTAAATGCCGAACTTTTCGGACTTTTCTAA
- a CDS encoding RIP metalloprotease RseP, translated as MEIFIKIVQLLLSLSILVILHEFGHFITARMFGTRVEKFYLFFDPWFSLFKFKRGDTEYGIGWLPLGGYVKISGMIDESMDKEQMKQPAQPWEFRSKKAWQRFIIMVAGVMMNVILAILIYIIMLAAWGEKYLPNAELKDGIAVDSLAMQTGLRTGDKIMKVDNIVIEDFFDIVPNMLLENAKTLTVVRNDTEKVLDIPSDFLKKMIDSERANMIMPRMPMIIDSIVPGSVNAASKINKGDRVIGVNGKLIHYHDEFKAEVEKYKNQEITLRVLRGTEDLTYPVKVNDKGQLEVMIVTDLNRFFNIATHDYTFWEAIPAGFSKAGTKISEYWKQLKLMFNRDVRAYENVGGFITMGKIFPGVWDWQAFWNLTAFLSLMLAVLNILPIPALDGGHVMFVLIEMITGRKPSEKVLEIAQYIGFGLLLTLLVWANLNDILKLF; from the coding sequence ATGGAAATATTCATCAAAATCGTTCAACTCCTTCTCAGTCTTTCAATTCTTGTTATCCTGCATGAATTCGGACATTTCATTACTGCCCGCATGTTTGGAACAAGGGTGGAAAAATTCTATCTGTTTTTTGACCCTTGGTTCTCGCTGTTTAAATTTAAGCGGGGCGATACCGAATACGGAATTGGCTGGCTGCCCCTCGGTGGCTATGTGAAAATCTCTGGGATGATTGACGAGTCGATGGACAAGGAGCAGATGAAACAACCGGCTCAGCCGTGGGAATTCCGCAGCAAGAAAGCCTGGCAGCGCTTTATAATCATGGTAGCCGGCGTTATGATGAATGTAATTCTCGCCATACTTATCTACATAATTATGCTGGCAGCCTGGGGTGAAAAATATTTGCCCAATGCTGAATTGAAGGATGGTATTGCCGTTGATTCACTGGCCATGCAGACCGGACTTCGCACCGGCGACAAAATCATGAAAGTGGACAATATTGTTATTGAAGACTTTTTCGATATTGTTCCCAACATGTTGCTTGAAAACGCAAAAACACTGACGGTTGTTCGCAATGACACCGAAAAAGTATTGGATATTCCAAGTGACTTTCTAAAGAAAATGATCGATTCGGAGCGCGCCAACATGATTATGCCGCGTATGCCGATGATCATCGACAGCATTGTGCCCGGCTCCGTTAATGCCGCATCAAAGATTAATAAAGGCGACCGCGTGATTGGAGTCAATGGAAAACTGATTCATTACCATGATGAGTTTAAAGCTGAAGTTGAAAAATATAAAAACCAGGAAATCACGCTGCGCGTTCTCAGAGGCACCGAAGATTTGACTTATCCGGTCAAGGTAAACGACAAAGGCCAGCTCGAAGTGATGATTGTGACCGACCTGAACCGCTTTTTCAATATTGCAACGCACGACTACACCTTTTGGGAAGCCATTCCGGCAGGATTCAGCAAAGCCGGCACCAAGATATCGGAATACTGGAAACAGCTCAAGCTCATGTTTAACCGTGATGTGCGCGCCTATGAAAATGTAGGTGGATTCATCACCATGGGCAAGATTTTCCCGGGTGTCTGGGACTGGCAGGCCTTCTGGAATCTGACCGCCTTTCTGTCGCTCATGCTTGCTGTGCTCAACATTCTCCCCATTCCGGCACTCGACGGAGGTCATGTAATGTTTGTACTCATTGAGATGATAACCGGCCGAAAGCCTTCGGAAAAGGTGCTCGAAATTGCCCAATACATCGGGTTTGGGCTTCTGCTCACGCTTTTGGTCTGGGCCAACCTCAACGATATCCTGAAACTTTTTTAA
- a CDS encoding 1-deoxy-D-xylulose-5-phosphate reductoisomerase, translating to MKQRLAILGSTGSIGLQTLDVCRKFPDRFEVEVLTAGKQGGELIRQALEFNPNMVVIGDESQYDVVSEALKNTDIKVFCGSKSIAEAATVESVDTVVLALVGISGLAPAYAALKAGKKLALANKEVLVVAGELIAKTSIENRAAIIPIDSEHSAIMQCLQGESSATIQKIILTASGGPFRGFNMDQLQNVTREQALAHPVWSMGNKISIDSATMMNKGFEVIEARWLFNVPAEKIDVVIHPQSIIHSMVQFVDGSVKAQMSRPDMRLPILYALTWPERIPAPFQTEGIKDIWSLTFEKADTTTFRHLQFAFEALNKGGGAPCVLNASNEVAVELFLNNKISFTGMQKMSESALNNISAGVPASIEEYLALDLETRAYCQTLNLK from the coding sequence ATGAAGCAGCGATTAGCCATACTTGGTTCAACCGGTTCTATCGGCCTGCAAACACTGGATGTTTGCCGAAAATTTCCTGATCGCTTCGAAGTTGAAGTACTGACAGCCGGAAAACAAGGCGGAGAGCTCATTCGACAGGCGCTGGAATTCAATCCGAACATGGTTGTCATAGGCGACGAATCGCAATATGACGTTGTTTCCGAAGCCTTAAAAAATACCGATATCAAGGTTTTCTGCGGCAGCAAATCCATCGCAGAGGCAGCAACCGTTGAATCAGTCGATACGGTGGTTCTGGCCCTGGTGGGAATTTCAGGACTTGCACCCGCCTATGCCGCATTGAAAGCCGGAAAGAAACTTGCCCTTGCCAACAAGGAAGTGCTGGTTGTGGCTGGTGAACTTATTGCAAAAACATCCATCGAAAACCGCGCTGCCATTATTCCCATCGACAGCGAACATTCGGCCATCATGCAATGTTTGCAAGGTGAATCGTCGGCTACTATTCAAAAAATAATTCTGACAGCATCCGGTGGTCCGTTCCGCGGATTCAATATGGATCAGCTGCAAAATGTAACTCGTGAACAAGCGCTTGCACACCCGGTTTGGAGCATGGGAAATAAAATTTCCATCGATTCAGCAACCATGATGAACAAAGGGTTTGAGGTGATCGAAGCACGCTGGCTTTTTAATGTTCCGGCAGAAAAAATCGATGTCGTCATTCACCCGCAATCCATTATTCATTCGATGGTGCAGTTTGTCGATGGTTCGGTAAAAGCACAGATGAGCCGCCCCGACATGCGTCTGCCCATTCTGTATGCACTCACCTGGCCGGAACGCATACCAGCACCTTTTCAAACCGAAGGCATAAAAGACATCTGGTCGCTGACCTTTGAAAAAGCCGATACTACCACATTTCGTCACCTCCAATTTGCCTTTGAAGCGCTGAATAAAGGTGGCGGCGCACCTTGCGTACTCAATGCTTCGAACGAAGTCGCTGTCGAGCTTTTTCTAAATAATAAAATTTCATTCACCGGCATGCAAAAAATGTCGGAGTCTGCACTCAACAACATTTCTGCGGGTGTACCTGCCAGCATCGAAGAATATCTGGCACTCGATCTCGAAACCCGCGCCTATTGTCAAACTTTGAATCTCAAGTAA
- a CDS encoding exodeoxyribonuclease VII small subunit, translated as MSEQKYSEAMAELEEIVNAIENDNPDPDELIVKVKRAAELIQFCRKRLLNTETEINTVLSKLKEMSDGSESQ; from the coding sequence ATGAGTGAACAAAAGTATTCCGAAGCCATGGCGGAGCTTGAGGAAATTGTGAACGCCATTGAAAACGACAACCCGGATCCGGATGAGCTGATTGTTAAGGTAAAGCGTGCTGCCGAGTTGATTCAGTTCTGCCGCAAGCGGCTGCTGAACACCGAAACGGAGATTAACACCGTGTTGTCGAAATTGAAAGAGATGTCGGATGGTAGCGAAAGCCAATAA
- a CDS encoding exodeoxyribonuclease VII large subunit, which translates to MPAANNTNKFLTLSEILSQVRIVVAREFSMPIWIKADMLKLNHYSASGHAFPELVEKTNGKVTAKCQSMIWADDLQRIATNFRQVTGKTLSDGIEILFRAEIRFHEQFGMRLRIIDIDAQYTLGQMAMERKKTIEKLKTEELFFLNKQISLAEIPGRLAIISAATSRGMHDLKNIIFTAGAAYKIKMTLFTAVLQGARGAETIASRILQIGKRADEFDAILIIRGGGDDTGMDCYDDYALARTVCECQLPVITGIGHSTNETVTEMVAHTNKITPTDVAYFVVGKFSEQLMRLQDLTAQLSAQALMTIAEQEQFLQDLAQSVSEIAREEFQQQKDFLMQAGNIIQQKSFQKVAAATTKLDSSAAELRTASQRVIMTQQHRTDMLNSSLSQHFQSFIRKNNSTLDILESKVTMLDPQNILRRGYSITLHEGKIVKSGKALKDGSEIETVLLDGRVKSIVQKNKKDKK; encoded by the coding sequence ATGCCTGCGGCAAACAACACCAACAAATTCCTGACTCTGAGCGAGATTCTGTCGCAGGTTCGGATTGTTGTTGCCCGTGAGTTTTCGATGCCGATATGGATCAAAGCCGACATGCTCAAGCTGAATCACTATTCGGCATCGGGCCATGCTTTTCCGGAGCTGGTGGAAAAAACCAATGGGAAAGTCACCGCCAAATGTCAATCAATGATCTGGGCCGACGACCTGCAACGAATTGCCACAAACTTTCGTCAGGTCACTGGCAAAACACTCTCCGACGGTATTGAGATTTTGTTTCGCGCCGAAATTCGATTTCATGAACAATTCGGAATGCGGCTCCGCATCATTGACATCGACGCGCAATACACGCTCGGTCAGATGGCGATGGAACGCAAAAAAACCATTGAAAAACTGAAAACAGAGGAGCTGTTTTTTTTAAACAAACAGATTTCTCTTGCTGAAATTCCCGGACGACTGGCCATCATCAGTGCCGCTACCAGCAGGGGTATGCACGATTTGAAAAATATTATTTTCACAGCAGGTGCCGCCTATAAAATAAAAATGACATTATTTACAGCAGTGCTGCAAGGCGCTCGCGGAGCCGAAACCATTGCGTCGCGAATTCTACAGATTGGAAAGCGCGCTGATGAATTCGATGCCATTCTCATCATTCGCGGCGGCGGCGATGACACCGGAATGGACTGCTACGACGATTATGCGCTGGCCCGCACAGTGTGCGAATGTCAGCTGCCGGTTATCACTGGAATCGGGCACTCAACGAATGAAACGGTGACCGAAATGGTTGCACATACAAACAAGATTACACCGACCGATGTAGCCTATTTTGTTGTCGGAAAGTTTTCGGAACAACTGATGCGACTGCAGGATCTCACTGCGCAACTAAGCGCTCAAGCACTTATGACTATAGCCGAACAAGAGCAGTTTTTACAGGATTTGGCGCAATCGGTTTCCGAAATCGCCCGCGAAGAATTTCAGCAACAAAAAGACTTTCTGATGCAGGCCGGAAACATTATTCAGCAGAAATCATTTCAGAAAGTTGCAGCTGCAACAACAAAACTTGATTCAAGCGCTGCTGAACTCCGGACGGCTTCACAGCGGGTTATTATGACACAACAGCACCGCACCGATATGCTAAACTCATCGCTAAGTCAGCATTTTCAGAGTTTTATCCGGAAGAATAATTCAACACTCGATATTCTGGAAAGCAAAGTGACGATGCTCGATCCGCAAAATATTCTTCGTCGCGGATACTCCATCACATTGCATGAAGGTAAGATTGTGAAAAGCGGCAAAGCTCTTAAAGACGGAAGCGAAATTGAAACGGTGCTTCTTGACGGCCGCGTCAAATCCATTGTTCAGAAAAATAAAAAAGATAAAAAATGA
- a CDS encoding dehypoxanthine futalosine cyclase has translation MHTDCSTLLAKPLNGEELSPKDALQIYEQASFPQLMVAAHAMRMKLHPENEVSWIIDRNVNITNICITGCRFCNFSCSKNSTSAYVTTRDEYRKKISELFALGGNQLLLQGGLNPALDLQFHCDLFRWMKSAFPELKLHALSPAEVDFMARTEKLSHTEVLQTLMNAGLDSLPGAGAEILSDRVRKIVSPSKISADGWIEVMRAAHKLGLITSATMMFGHVETIEERIEHMIRIRDLQKEKPTGAPGFLSFIPWPFYGKDTTLMKEGLVQNFPTPLEYIRLIATARLVLNNIPNIQASWLTVGKTTAAVCLYAGANDLGSIMIEENVVSSAGASYRMHADEMQQLISDSGFGPRRRNQDFTDAE, from the coding sequence ATGCATACCGATTGCTCTACCTTGCTTGCAAAGCCACTCAATGGAGAAGAACTTTCTCCAAAAGACGCTTTGCAAATTTATGAACAGGCATCCTTTCCTCAGCTGATGGTCGCTGCGCATGCAATGCGTATGAAGCTACATCCTGAAAATGAAGTTTCATGGATCATCGATCGTAATGTAAACATCACCAACATTTGCATCACCGGATGCCGGTTTTGCAACTTCAGCTGCTCAAAAAACAGTACTTCGGCTTATGTTACAACACGAGATGAATACCGCAAAAAAATCAGCGAATTGTTTGCGCTTGGCGGCAATCAATTGTTGTTGCAGGGCGGCCTGAATCCTGCGCTGGATCTGCAATTTCATTGTGATCTATTTCGCTGGATGAAATCAGCATTTCCGGAATTAAAATTACATGCATTGAGTCCCGCCGAAGTGGATTTTATGGCGCGTACCGAAAAATTGTCACACACAGAAGTTCTGCAAACATTGATGAATGCAGGCCTCGACAGCCTTCCGGGTGCCGGAGCTGAAATACTGAGTGATCGCGTGCGGAAGATTGTATCACCTTCTAAAATCAGCGCTGATGGCTGGATTGAAGTGATGCGTGCTGCACATAAACTTGGGTTGATTACATCAGCTACCATGATGTTTGGTCATGTGGAAACCATAGAAGAGCGCATTGAGCACATGATTCGTATCAGAGATTTACAAAAAGAAAAACCCACAGGTGCGCCTGGATTTTTATCGTTCATTCCCTGGCCGTTTTACGGAAAAGATACGACACTCATGAAAGAAGGACTGGTACAAAACTTTCCAACACCGCTTGAATACATACGTTTGATTGCCACGGCCAGATTGGTTTTGAACAATATTCCGAACATTCAGGCATCGTGGCTGACGGTAGGAAAAACAACGGCTGCGGTTTGTCTTTATGCGGGCGCCAACGATCTGGGCAGCATCATGATTGAAGAAAATGTAGTGTCATCGGCCGGCGCATCGTATCGAATGCATGCTGATGAAATGCAGCAGCTGATCAGCGATTCAGGGTTTGGGCCACGTCGGAGAAATCAGGACTTTACAGACGCAGAGTAA